CTTCCTCGTCGACGGCCCGGCCCTGCAGCACAACCGGGCACAGCTGCAGATCGAAAGTGAATTGCTCGACGCGGTGAGCCTGCCGGCTTGATACCCGGCGCATGCTGCTGCGCCGCGCGCTTGCAGTCTTGCACCCGTGTTTGTCTTGATGGGCATCAAGGACCGCGACATGCGAGCATGTCATCATCTTCCCTGAGCTCGCACCGCACCCCATGCCCTTTCTGGACACCGAAAAAGCCCTGGCGCAGTCACGCAAATTTGGCGTGAAGCCCATCCCCGCCTTGCGCCCCCTGGGCTGGCTGGCCCGCGGCTGGCGCGACATCTGGCGTTGCCCGGGTGCCTCGCTGGCCCATGGCATGGCCATGGCCATCGCTGGCGCGGTGATCGTGCTGCTGGCGCGCCATCATTTCTGGCTGCTGGTCGGTGCCTTCAGCGGCTTCTTGCTGGTGGCCCCCATCCTGGCCACAGGCCTCTACGTGATCAGCCGTGATCTGGAGCTGGGCCGCTCACCCAACCTGCACACCGTGCTGCACACCTGGTGGCCGCGCGATGGGCGGCTGGTGGTGTTCGGCGTTCTGCTGGCCTTTGCCGGCACCGGCTGGGTGATGACCTCGGCCTCGCTGATCACCGGTTTCAGCGGCCACGCCATTCGCGAGCCGATTGATTTCATCCGCCATGTGGTGCTGAACGAAGAGACACCGTTGTTCGAAGCCTGGCTGGCCCTGGGCGCCCTGCTGGCTGCGCCAGTGTTTGCCTCCACCCTGGTCGCCGTGCCCCTGCTGCTGGACCGCGATATTGGCGTGCTCGGTGCCGTCTTCACCAGCTGGCGCGTGGTCATGGAGTACCCGGCGCCGGTGGCCTTGTGGGCCGCCATCATCATGCTGCTGACCCTGCTGGGCATGGCCAGCTTCATGGTCGGCCTGGTGCTGGTCGTGCCTCTCCTGGGCCATGCCAGCTGGCATGCCTACCGCGATCTGGTCAGCGTGCACGACTGAACGAACGCCAAACCACAGACGCCAAGACCGGACCGGACCGAAAGACACCAGGATGTTTGGATACAGCGAACAGGAGCTCGCCCAGTTTTGCCTCACTTGGGGCGTGGGCGGTTTCATGGCCTATATGGTGTTCATCATCCTGCAGCTGGCCCGCGAGTCCAAGGCCGGCCGCTTTGGCACCTTCATCCTGCTGCTGGGCCTGGGCTTCGGCCTGGTCGGTTTTCTGGCCAAAGGCGTGATCAAGTACTTCATGTCGGGCATCACCGGATGAGCTTGCGCGAGACCCTGAGCCGCAGCTTCCGCCACTCGCCGCTGGAGGATGTGCAGGCCATCGTCACCGGCACCTTGTTCGTGGCCCTGGGCGTGGCGCTGTTCAAGCAGGCCGGCATGCTGACCGGCGGCACGGTGGGCATCGCCTTCTTGCTGCACTACGCCTCGGGCCTGCCCTTCGGCGCCCTGTTCTTCTGCATCAATCTGCCGTTTTACTGGCTGGCCTACCGGCGCATGGGCCTGCCCTTCACCCTGCGCACCATCGCCGCGGTCAGCCTGATGGCCCTGCTGGCCGAGGTGCTGCCGCACTGGCTGAAATTCGCCGAGCTCAACATATGGTTCGCCGCCATCACCGGCGGCCTCTTGATCGGCGCCGGCATGCTGATCCTGTTCCGCCACCGCGCCTCGCTGGGGGGGCTCAATGTGCTGGTGCTCTACCTGCAGGAAAAGCGCGGCTGGCGCGCCGGCTATGTGCAGGCCGGCCTCGATGGCCTGATCCTGCTCAGCGCCCTGGCCTTTGTCGCCCCCGAGCGCGTGGGCCTGTCCTTGGTCGGCATGGTGGCCATCAATGCAGCCCTGGCCATCAACCACCGACCCGGGCGCTACGTCGGCATGTCCTGAGCCTCGCCCGGGCTCAGTTGCTGAAATCGCCCAGCAGGCTGCTCAAGGTGGCCGCAGGGATCTCGACATCGACCGGATAGGCCGGATGCTCACAGCCCACGGTGACCGAGGCGCCGGTGCGCAAGGCGTCGCGCTGCTCGGGGCTGAAATCGAATCGCAGAAAATGAATCGAGCTCACCGCCGAGGGTGCGGCCGGCGCGGCGCCATCGGGCGAGCCAGCTTTGGGCTCCGGCGGCATGTCCTCGTTGGCCACGGCGTAGACCCGGCCCAGGCCTTGGATCTCCACAAAAAAGCGCTGCTCGACGCCGGCCAGCTGGGGCAGCTCCTGCTCGCGCTGGCGGGCGTCGGCAAACTCGATCATCAGCGTGGCCCGCCAGTCGCTGCCGCGCGGTGCCAAGGCCGCGTAGAGCACGCGCTCGCGTTCCACATCCTCAGGGTCGACCAGGCGCTCGGCCAGCAAGACCTCCTGCAGCTGGTAGCGCAGGGTCTGCTCGCTCTCGAACTGCAGACGCATGTGCTCGCCCAGCAGCACCGAACGGCGCTGCCGGTGCTCCAGGATGTCCTCGTGGTGGGCTCGCCGGTAGTCGCTGTAAGCCTCGAGGCTCAACACGCTGTCTGCGCTGATGCTCATAAATCTCCTTCGCGCTCCACCATCTCTGGGCGCGACTGCATGGTAGCGCGCCAATCCAACGGCACGGCGGAGCTTGACCTCAGAGCAAGGCGCTGTACCAGCGCAGATCGAGCAGCTTGCGCGCCAGCTGGTGGCTGCGGCCTTGCGGGTCGGCCAGGTCATGCAGGATGTCGAAGTGGTTGCAGCCGGCAATCTCCTCGCAGATGGGCACGGCGCGCCGGCCCCAGGCCTGGCGGATCAGGCGGTTCTGGCGCCGGAACTCCTCGCTCTCCTCGCTGCCACAGACCGCATACAGCGGCGTGTCGGGTGCAGGGAAATGCACCGGACTGAGGCGCCGCACGCTGTCGGCATCGAGCTTCAGATCACCCTGCAGAAACGGCGTCTGTCGGATCGGGGTCAGGTCATGCAGGCCCGAGATCGACAGCACCCCCTTGACCAGATGGCGCGGCAAATCGGGCGCCACCGATTTCCAGTCGCAGCAGCTCAGCATGGCGGCCAGATGCGCCCCGGCCGAATGCCCGACCAGCACGATGCGGTTGGGATCGCCTCCATGCTGGGCGGCATGGCGCCAGACCCAGGCCAGGCTGTGCACCAGCTGCAGCGGAATACGCTCCATGCTGACCGAGGGGCAGAGCGCGTAATTGGGCACCACCACCATCGCGCCCTCGTCGGTGAAGGCACTGGCGACGAAGGAATGGTCCGATTTGTCGAGGGCACGCCAGTAACCGCCGTGCAGAAACACCAGCACCGGCGCCTGCGCCGCTTCCGTCGGAAACACATCGAGCCGCTCGCTGGGCGCGGCGCCGTAGGCAATGTCGAGCACGCAAGGCGCCTGATCCCGCACCAGCTGCGAGGCGCGCGTCCAACGATCGAGCAGCACCGCACTGTCGGGCACACGCGCCCGGTTGTTGTACTGGGCATCGAACCATTCGGCGCTGCGTCGAAGCATGGAGGAATCCTCAAAGAGCTGGGGCCTTGGCAGCATGCCAAGCCACTCCGGTGCTGTCCACTGCGACAGGCTTGCCCAGCCCCGCTTGACGGGCCTGGGTGCCTAACTGTCGGCATGGGCGCAACAGCGGGTGCAGGCCCAGGCACAAGCGGGCAAGAAAAAAGCCCAGCGTACTTTCGTTCACTGGGCTTGATCTGGTGGGCGGTGCAGGGTTCGAACCTGCGACCCCTGCCGTGTGAAGGCAGTGCTCTACCGCTGAGCTAACCGCCCGGTAATCTGAGGCGGGCGACGACGATCAGGATTCTTGGGCGGGCTCGATACGATTGCCGAGCTCCGTTCAAAAAACCTGGTGGGCGGTGCAGGGTTCGAACCTGCGACCCCTGCCGTGTGAAGGCAGTGCTCTACCGCTGAGCTAACCGCCCGGTTGTCTTGGTCGCCTGTGCGTCATTTGCTTGTTTTTCAACCTGCAAACTTCGCTAACCGGGAAGCCCTCTATTATGCCACGTGTTTTTTGAGCTCGGCAAGCCTTGCGCTGAAAAACTTCAAAAAGGCGACTGAGAAGCGGCTCAGATGCCGTCTTGCCAGACCCGCTTGCCGCCGCTGCTCTTGTCCAGCTCGCCCAGCACCTTGGTGTGTGCGGCCAGCTCGGCCTCGTCGGCGCGCAACACAGGCAGCTCGAAGCTGCGCAGGTCCACCGCAGCCAGCTTGAACTCGGCCGAGTCGCTGTCCCCGCCGGCGTCGTCGATCAAGAGCGCGTCCTGGCCGCGCGTCATATTGATGTAGACGTCGGCCAGCAGCTCCGCATCGAGCAAAGCACCGTGCAGCGTCCGGCCCGAGTTGTCCACTTCCAGGCGGCGGCACAGCGCGTCCAGGGAATTGGCCTTGCCCGGGAACATCTCGCGTGCCATCAGCAACGTGTCGCGCACGCTGCCGACGACATCTGTGATGGGCGGCTTGCGCAGGCGCTTCAGCTCGGCGTTGACGAAGCCGATGTCGAAGGGCGCGTTGTGAATGACCAGCTCGGCGCCGGTCAGGAACTCCAGCAACTCGTCGACGATTTCGGCGAACTTGGGCTTGTCGGCCAAAAAGGCCTCGGTCAGGCCGTGCACCCGCAGCGCGTCTTCATGGCTGGCCCGCTCGGGGTTGATGTAGAGGTGCAGGTTGTTGCCGGTCAGCTGGCGGTTGATCATCTCAACGCAGCCGATTTCGATGATGCGGTCACCGCCCTCAGCCAGCAGGCCGGTGGTTTCGGTGTCGAAGAAAATTTGACGCATGGGTCAGTCGGTCACTCGTTCTGTCAGTCGTTCAATGTTGGCACGGCCGGGCGCAGGAGCCAGCCCGCTGCACCACTGCACCCCTGCTCCAATCAGGCCGCAGGGCGGCGGCTGGCCCAGAGCCAGATGGCCAGGCCGGCCACGATCATGGGCAGGCTCAGCCATTGTCCCTGACTCAGCTGCAGGGCCCGCAGGCCCAGGAAATCATCGGGCTGGCGGAAGAACTCGGTGACGAAACGCTGCGCGCCGTAGCCGATCAGGAACAGGCCTGAAACCTGGCCGGTCAGGCGCGGCCTGCGGGTGTAGAGCCACAGCAAGGTGAACAGGAACAAGCCTTCGCCCAGGAACTGGTAGAGCTGGGAGGGGTGGCGCGGCTCGGGCGAGCCCGATTGCGGAAACACCATGGCCCAGGGCAGGCTGGGATCGGCAAAGCGACCCCAGAGTTCCCCATTGATGAAGTTGCCGAGGCGCCCCGCGGCCAGGCCGGTGGGCACACAGGGCGCGATCAGATCGGTCACCTCGAAGAAGCGGCGGCCGCGCAGCTTGGCAAACAGCGCCATCGCCACGATCACGCCCAGCAGACCGCCGTGAAAAGCCATGCCGCCCTTCCAGACCGCAAACACCTCCAGCAGGTGGTCGATGTAGTAATCGGGCTTGTAAAAGAGCACATAGCCCAGGCGCCCACCCAGCACCACGCCCAGCACGCCGAAGAACAGCAGGTCATCGACATCGCGCCGGCTCCAGCCGGCTTGCGCATACTGCGGCTGCTGCACGCGGCGGCCGGCCAGATACAGAAACATGCCGAAGGCGGCCAGGTACATCAGCCCGTACCAATGGATGGCCACAGGGCCGAGACGAAGGGCAATCGGGTCAAACTGGGGATGAACCCACATGGCGGCAATCCTGAAACGGTGAGGCACACAAGAACAGCGAGCGCGGACGTCCATGATTCGACCCCGCGCCTCAGGCCGGCATCATAGCCAGCAGGCCCGCAACAAGCCGCAGCACCCTACCCCACGGCAGGAACTGGCGCGGTCCGGCGCGGGCCGCGATACCGTCGAGTTCACGCGATACTCCCGGCCATGTCTGCCCTGCCCGCCCCCGCGCTTGCGGCCTCCGTGGCCCTGAGGCCAGCCCCACGCCTGGCGCGTGCGCGCTGGCGCCGGGTGCTGTCGGCCTGCCTGGGCTTGGGGCTGGGCCTGGGGCTTGGTCTGCATCTGGCCGCCAACACCGGGCCCGGGCCGGAGGCGCTGCACGCCGCCCGCGCACCGCGCCTGGCCGGCTTTGGCGAGGCCACCCAGCGCCGCATCGTCAGCCGCTCACCCGAGGCCCAAGCCTGGTTCAACCAGGGCTTGCAACTGGCCTATGCCTTTGATGAGATCGAGGCGCGGCGCGCCTTTCGCGCCGCCCTCGCGGCTGACCCGCGCTGCACCCTGTGCGCCTGGGGCCTGGCCTGGCAATACGCCCCCAGCTACAACGCCCGGCTGCGCGAGGACCCGCGCAACGATCTGGCGCAGGCCCGCCACTACGCCCGCCTGGCCCAGCGCCTGTCCCTGGCCAATCGCGAAGCGCCGCTGGAGCGCGCACTGGCCGAGGCCATGCTGGAGCGACTGCAACTCGGCGACGTCAGCCAGATGCCCGCCGCCACCCTGGCCGTACTCGAAGCCTGCGGGCCGGACACCGACGAAACCCGCCAGGTCCACCCGCTCGACCGCGTGTTCGAGCGCCGCATGCGCATCCTCAGCGAGATGTTCCCGCAGGACCCCGATCTGCTGTCCTGGTGGGCCGAGGCCTTGTTCGTCGTCCACCCCGACCCCTCGGGCCTGGAGATCCTGTGGGCCGGCCTGAGCAGCCGCCTGCTGGAGGCCCTGAGCCAGCACCCGCAGCACACCGGCGTGATCCACTACCTGAGCCATGCGGCCGACACCGTCGAAGATGCGCCGCGCGCCATCAACGCGGTGCAGAACCTGCAACACCTGGCCCCCGCCTCGCCGCATCTGCAGCACATGAGCTCGCATCTGCTCGTCAAACTGGGCCGTTATGGCGAGGCCGTGCAGGCCAACCAGCGCGGTCTGGCGGCGCAAGCCGCGCTGGACCGCCAGCTGCACACCCAAGGCTTCAGTCCGGGCACAAACTGGAATCCGCACAACCAACGCTTTCTGTGGGTCGCCGCCCAGCTCGGCGGCGATTTCAAAACCGCCCTGGCCATGGCCGAGCAGCTGGCGGCCGAAGCCCCGGCCGGCGAATGGGGCGATTTCCTGCGCGGCCTGCCCTGGCTGACCTTGGTGCATTTCGAGCGTTGGCGCGACGTCCTCGCGCGCTCGACTTCCGCGGGCATCGAGCCGACGCTGCTGGCCCATGCTCGCGGCTTGGCACGGCTGCGCCTGGGCCTGATCCAGGATGCGCAATCCGATCTGGCGCTGCTGCAAACCCATCTGGACGCACAAACGGCCAGCGACAACCCACGCAAGCCCGCCCGCATTGCCTGGGCCCGCCTGCTGCTGGCGCCGTTGCAGGCCGAGCAGGCCTGGGCCCGCGGCGATCGCGCCGCCGCCCTGTCCACTCTGAAAGAGGCGGTGGACCGCGAGGCCGAGTTGAGCCCCAGCGAGCCGCCGCTCTGGGCCGCCAGCGCCCAGCGCTGGCTGGCTCAGATGCTCTTGCGGGCGCAGGATAGACCCGGCGCCCTCGCCGCCTTCGAGGCAGACCTGAAGACCTCCCCGGGCAACCGAGCCGCCCTGGACGGCCTGGCCACCGCGCAGC
This region of Paucibacter aquatile genomic DNA includes:
- a CDS encoding DUF3501 family protein, whose protein sequence is MSISADSVLSLEAYSDYRRAHHEDILEHRQRRSVLLGEHMRLQFESEQTLRYQLQEVLLAERLVDPEDVERERVLYAALAPRGSDWRATLMIEFADARQREQELPQLAGVEQRFFVEIQGLGRVYAVANEDMPPEPKAGSPDGAAPAAPSAVSSIHFLRFDFSPEQRDALRTGASVTVGCEHPAYPVDVEIPAATLSSLLGDFSN
- a CDS encoding alpha/beta hydrolase; the protein is MLRRSAEWFDAQYNNRARVPDSAVLLDRWTRASQLVRDQAPCVLDIAYGAAPSERLDVFPTEAAQAPVLVFLHGGYWRALDKSDHSFVASAFTDEGAMVVVPNYALCPSVSMERIPLQLVHSLAWVWRHAAQHGGDPNRIVLVGHSAGAHLAAMLSCCDWKSVAPDLPRHLVKGVLSISGLHDLTPIRQTPFLQGDLKLDADSVRRLSPVHFPAPDTPLYAVCGSEESEEFRRQNRLIRQAWGRRAVPICEEIAGCNHFDILHDLADPQGRSHQLARKLLDLRWYSALL
- the dnaQ gene encoding DNA polymerase III subunit epsilon, whose protein sequence is MRQIFFDTETTGLLAEGGDRIIEIGCVEMINRQLTGNNLHLYINPERASHEDALRVHGLTEAFLADKPKFAEIVDELLEFLTGAELVIHNAPFDIGFVNAELKRLRKPPITDVVGSVRDTLLMAREMFPGKANSLDALCRRLEVDNSGRTLHGALLDAELLADVYINMTRGQDALLIDDAGGDSDSAEFKLAAVDLRSFELPVLRADEAELAAHTKVLGELDKSSGGKRVWQDGI
- a CDS encoding DUF2189 domain-containing protein; translation: MPFLDTEKALAQSRKFGVKPIPALRPLGWLARGWRDIWRCPGASLAHGMAMAIAGAVIVLLARHHFWLLVGAFSGFLLVAPILATGLYVISRDLELGRSPNLHTVLHTWWPRDGRLVVFGVLLAFAGTGWVMTSASLITGFSGHAIREPIDFIRHVVLNEETPLFEAWLALGALLAAPVFASTLVAVPLLLDRDIGVLGAVFTSWRVVMEYPAPVALWAAIIMLLTLLGMASFMVGLVLVVPLLGHASWHAYRDLVSVHD
- a CDS encoding DUF2788 domain-containing protein — its product is MFGYSEQELAQFCLTWGVGGFMAYMVFIILQLARESKAGRFGTFILLLGLGFGLVGFLAKGVIKYFMSGITG
- a CDS encoding YitT family protein, with amino-acid sequence MSLRETLSRSFRHSPLEDVQAIVTGTLFVALGVALFKQAGMLTGGTVGIAFLLHYASGLPFGALFFCINLPFYWLAYRRMGLPFTLRTIAAVSLMALLAEVLPHWLKFAELNIWFAAITGGLLIGAGMLILFRHRASLGGLNVLVLYLQEKRGWRAGYVQAGLDGLILLSALAFVAPERVGLSLVGMVAINAALAINHRPGRYVGMS
- the lgt gene encoding prolipoprotein diacylglyceryl transferase, which produces MWVHPQFDPIALRLGPVAIHWYGLMYLAAFGMFLYLAGRRVQQPQYAQAGWSRRDVDDLLFFGVLGVVLGGRLGYVLFYKPDYYIDHLLEVFAVWKGGMAFHGGLLGVIVAMALFAKLRGRRFFEVTDLIAPCVPTGLAAGRLGNFINGELWGRFADPSLPWAMVFPQSGSPEPRHPSQLYQFLGEGLFLFTLLWLYTRRPRLTGQVSGLFLIGYGAQRFVTEFFRQPDDFLGLRALQLSQGQWLSLPMIVAGLAIWLWASRRPAA